Proteins from a genomic interval of Diprion similis isolate iyDipSimi1 chromosome 10, iyDipSimi1.1, whole genome shotgun sequence:
- the LOC124410991 gene encoding glutaryl-CoA dehydrogenase, mitochondrial isoform X1 gives MVQAHQFICDDMAVQLQKFFAKLGNAYPVHSARNLSVSACARSQSSFRWNDALNLESQLTQAEIQVRDQFRVYCKEKLLPRIKHANRTEYFDKNIITELGEIGALGCTIKGYGCAGISNVGYGLLAKEIEAIDSSYRSVLSVQSSLVMGGIDMFGSEEQKQKYIPALGSGKLIGCFGLTEPNHGSDVSSMEARAKYDETKKVYKLSGSKTWITNSPVADILLVWAKCEDKKIRGFIVERKGNELGLSTPKIEGKFSLRASVTGMILMDDVIVPENNVLPNVASLRGPFSCLNNARYGIAWGALGAAEACLTLARAYTMDRKQFHRPLAANQIMQKKMADMVTEISIGLQACLQVGRLKDKQEATPEMISLIKRNSAGKALDIARTARDMLGGNGISDEYHIIRHVMNLEAVNTYEGTHDIHGLILGKAITGIAAFAN, from the exons ATGGTGCAAGCACACCAGTTCATCTGCGACGACATGGCCGTTCAGTTGCAAAAGTTTTTCGCCAAATTGGGCAATGCTTACCCTGTTCACTCGGCTAGAA ATTTGTCTGTTTCGGCGTGTGCGAGAAGCCAAT CATCATTTCGATGGAACGACGCATTGAATTTGGAATCCCAATTAACGCAGGCCGAGATCCAGGTTCGAGATCAGTTCCGAGTTTATTGCAAGGAGAAGCTACTGCCACGGATAAAACATGCTAATAGAACCGAGTATTTCGACAAGAATATAATTACCGAATTGGGGGAAATCGGCGCCCTAGGGTGTACGATTAAAGGATACGGATGCGCGGGAATTTCAAACGTAGGATACGGTCTCCTCGCTAAAGAAATCGAAGCTATTGACAGCAGTTACAGATCCGTTCTTTCCGTACAATCTTCCCTCGTTATGGGCGGTATCGACATGTTTGGAAGCGAAGAGCAGAAGCAAAAATATATTCCGGCGTTGG GATCTGGAAAACTGATCGGCTGCTTTGGACTTACCGAACCGAATCACGGTAGCGATGTATCCTCGATGGAAGCTCGAGCTAAATACGACGAAACAAAAAAGGTCTACAAATTATCAGGGAGCAAGACTTG GATAACCAATTCACCGGTGGCGGATATTCTCCTTGTATGGGCAAAgtgtgaagataaaaaaattcggggTTTTATCGTCGAGCGAAAAGGAAACGAACTGGGACTGTCGACACCGAAAATCGAGGGGAAATTTTCTCTGAGAGCTTCGGTTACCGGAATGATATTAATGGACGACGTTATAGTGCCGGAAAACAATGTGCTGCCAAATGTCGCCAGTTTAAgg GGGCCTTTCAGCTGCTTGAACAACGCGAGATACGGTATAGCCTGGGGTGCTTTGGGGGCAGCTGAAGCTTGTTTAACTTTAGCGAGAGCTTACACCATGGACAGGAAACAATTTCACAGACCTTTGGCGGCTAATCAAATTATGCAAAAGAAAATGGCCGACATGGTAACCGAGATATCTATCGGACTACAAGCCTGCCTGCAAGTTGGTAGACTTAAGGATAAGCAGGA AGCAACACCGGAAATGATATCCTTAATAAAACGGAACTCGGCTGGAAAGGCTTTGGACATTGCGAGGACAGCCCGAGACATGCTCGGTGGAAATGGTATTTCTGACGAATACCACATAATCCGACACGTGATGAACCTCGAGGCAGTTAACACTTACGAAG GTACTCACGACATTCATGGTTTGATACTCGGCAAGGCGATAACTGGAATAGCCGCATTTGCCAATTAA
- the LOC124410991 gene encoding glutaryl-CoA dehydrogenase, mitochondrial isoform X2 — MVQAHQFICDDMAVQLQKFFAKLGNAYPVHSARNLSVSACARSQSSFRWNDALNLESQLTQAEIQVRDQFRVYCKEKLLPRIKHANRTEYFDKNIITELGEIGALGCTIKGYGCAGISNVGYGLLAKEIEAIDSSYRSVLSVQSSLVMGGIDMFGSEEQKQKYIPALGSGKLIGCFGLTEPNHGSDVSSMEARAKYDETKKVYKLSGSKTWITNSPVADILLVWAKCEDKKIRGFIVERKGNELGLSTPKIEGKFSLRASVTGMILMDDVIVPENNVLPNVASLRGPFSCLNNARYGIAWGALGAAEACLTLARAYTMDRKQFHRPLAANQIMQKKMADMVTEISIGLQACLQVGRLKDKQEI, encoded by the exons ATGGTGCAAGCACACCAGTTCATCTGCGACGACATGGCCGTTCAGTTGCAAAAGTTTTTCGCCAAATTGGGCAATGCTTACCCTGTTCACTCGGCTAGAA ATTTGTCTGTTTCGGCGTGTGCGAGAAGCCAAT CATCATTTCGATGGAACGACGCATTGAATTTGGAATCCCAATTAACGCAGGCCGAGATCCAGGTTCGAGATCAGTTCCGAGTTTATTGCAAGGAGAAGCTACTGCCACGGATAAAACATGCTAATAGAACCGAGTATTTCGACAAGAATATAATTACCGAATTGGGGGAAATCGGCGCCCTAGGGTGTACGATTAAAGGATACGGATGCGCGGGAATTTCAAACGTAGGATACGGTCTCCTCGCTAAAGAAATCGAAGCTATTGACAGCAGTTACAGATCCGTTCTTTCCGTACAATCTTCCCTCGTTATGGGCGGTATCGACATGTTTGGAAGCGAAGAGCAGAAGCAAAAATATATTCCGGCGTTGG GATCTGGAAAACTGATCGGCTGCTTTGGACTTACCGAACCGAATCACGGTAGCGATGTATCCTCGATGGAAGCTCGAGCTAAATACGACGAAACAAAAAAGGTCTACAAATTATCAGGGAGCAAGACTTG GATAACCAATTCACCGGTGGCGGATATTCTCCTTGTATGGGCAAAgtgtgaagataaaaaaattcggggTTTTATCGTCGAGCGAAAAGGAAACGAACTGGGACTGTCGACACCGAAAATCGAGGGGAAATTTTCTCTGAGAGCTTCGGTTACCGGAATGATATTAATGGACGACGTTATAGTGCCGGAAAACAATGTGCTGCCAAATGTCGCCAGTTTAAgg GGGCCTTTCAGCTGCTTGAACAACGCGAGATACGGTATAGCCTGGGGTGCTTTGGGGGCAGCTGAAGCTTGTTTAACTTTAGCGAGAGCTTACACCATGGACAGGAAACAATTTCACAGACCTTTGGCGGCTAATCAAATTATGCAAAAGAAAATGGCCGACATGGTAACCGAGATATCTATCGGACTACAAGCCTGCCTGCAAGTTGGTAGACTTAAGGATAAGCAGGA aatCTAA